The sequence below is a genomic window from Gammaproteobacteria bacterium.
CGTTCAAGTGTCCGCAGGCAACGATGCCACACCTGCCAACTTTTCCGTTGATGTCATCAAAACTGCACAAGGTTCGCGCTTGGAATCCGGCCTTTTCGGCAGTAGTTCCGACACCGTCGGCAGTGGCACCCTCACCTTTACTGCCGGCTCAAACACCTTTTCTGTCACCATTGACGCCACCGACACCCTGTCAGACATACGCGACAAAATCAACAACGCCTCAGACAATTTCGGCGTCAATGTCAATATCGTCAATGGCGATGCAGGTACCGTGCTGATTTATGATTCATCAATTACCGGCAGCGCCAACCAATTGACAGTCACCGATGATAATGCGTCGTTGGATGCCATATCGACTAATATGACCGTCACCCAAAACGCCGACGACGCACAAATACAGGTCGCCGGTCAAACAATTACGAGCGACACCAATACATTCTCATCCGCCATTGAGGATGTCACCATCACCGCAGTCAAACCCACAACGAACAGCGTGGATATCAGTATCAGCATTGATACCGGCAGTGTTCGCAGTGCGGTCAATGATTTCATCGAAGCCTACAATGCGCTCCAATCCACCATAAGTGACCTGGGCAAATCCGACCCCGATAATCCGGGCATTTTGTCAGGTGATGCCACTTTGCGCATGATCGACAGTCAGATTCGTCGCATCATCAGCAGCACAGTCTCCGGCGGCACATTAGACTCGCTGGCCGCACTTGGCATCACCACCACCCAAACCGGCACATTGGAACTTGACAGCGCGACCTTTGACAACGCCATCAACAATAATTTTTCAGACATTGGCAATATTTTTGCTGGTACCAATGGCATTGCCATTCAGCTCGATGATCTCATTGATCAG
It includes:
- a CDS encoding flagellar cap protein; the protein is MGLITASGVGSGLDIDSIINAIVDAQRAPATQRLDLREANINAEISGFGNLSSALSEFQTALQKLDNLSDYSKRTATSSDTSFVQVSAGNDATPANFSVDVIKTAQGSRLESGLFGSSSDTVGSGTLTFTAGSNTFSVTIDATDTLSDIRDKINNASDNFGVNVNIVNGDAGTVLIYDSSITGSANQLTVTDDNASLDAISTNMTVTQNADDAQIQVAGQTITSDTNTFSSAIEDVTITAVKPTTNSVDISISIDTGSVRSAVNDFIEAYNALQSTISDLGKSDPDNPGILSGDATLRMIDSQIRRIISSTVSGGTLDSLAALGITTTQTGTLELDSATFDNAINNNFSDIGNIFAGTNGIAIQLDDLIDQ